One window of the Devosia sp. 2618 genome contains the following:
- a CDS encoding extracellular solute-binding protein: protein MAVPQKSFSIRRRILALALALLLAAAVILIVFIRDYAERAADRAFDRLLAASALTIAGAVQVEDDNVIVELPFASFGMFSGRDRVFYAVETPNGRAVTGYEDLSATLPELTSAGPVFADTMYRGELVRVASVGRLTSSGGDADWVTIHVAETQNEREALAAEILGNAIVPVVALTLLAIALVWFGIGRMFAPLYQLERELRGRAPDDLSPVDVPVPTEVRQLVAGLNAFMARLGSAMERVSGLVAEAAHEVRTPLASLRAQAEVAMDEQDPEALRRRVGRIHQGAIQASQLVSQLLMEATITHRLENQETDATVFGTVVDEVVQRLDPDQAGRVTASLPEGVATALIRGDRVALREMVRNVVDNALVYSDGPVQIGGSVGDGTMMLTVSDRGPGIADAEKPLVLERFKRGATSGAKAGSGLGLSIVKRVAEAHGGALRLTDRAGGGLVVEIDLPLVGRNAKVEQLRKALGSLSALVICVLLIDPRGAQAATSTYPAPDGSAETVLTIVGTTDTPLFADFVAGFQSQRPDVTVEYDEQDSLPMYENFLSGVMAPPDLLISSAADLQIKLANDGYATAYDSQWLGDLPDWAHWRNEVFGFTFEPAVIIYNPDRISAAEVPRTHLTLAEMLETQTERFRGRIATYDIALSGVGYLLASQDQVISSNFWRLAAAFGRVNAQFSGSSPAILNGVADGSLSLGYNVLGSYAFARKSAGANIEIVVPDDYVLVLTRSMLIPRDAKFPDLGRAFVDFALSPSGQAIAAGRTALGSVVRGADGEWTSEAISARGRGVIQPIPLGPALMVSLDQQRRSRFLESWGEIVSPKP from the coding sequence GTGGCAGTTCCGCAGAAATCTTTCTCCATCCGCCGTCGCATCCTCGCGCTGGCGCTTGCCTTGCTGCTCGCGGCGGCGGTCATCCTGATCGTCTTTATCCGCGACTATGCCGAGCGGGCGGCGGATCGGGCGTTTGATCGGTTACTGGCGGCTTCGGCGCTGACGATTGCGGGTGCGGTGCAGGTGGAGGACGACAATGTGATCGTCGAACTGCCGTTCGCATCCTTCGGCATGTTTTCGGGGCGGGACCGGGTGTTTTATGCGGTCGAGACGCCGAATGGTCGGGCGGTGACTGGGTATGAAGACCTGTCGGCGACGCTGCCGGAGCTGACATCGGCAGGACCGGTTTTTGCCGATACGATGTATCGCGGCGAATTAGTGCGGGTGGCCAGCGTTGGGCGCCTGACCTCGTCGGGCGGCGATGCGGATTGGGTGACGATCCATGTGGCCGAAACCCAGAATGAGCGCGAGGCGCTGGCGGCGGAGATTTTGGGCAATGCCATTGTGCCGGTGGTGGCACTAACGCTGCTGGCGATTGCACTGGTGTGGTTTGGCATCGGGCGCATGTTTGCGCCGCTTTATCAGCTGGAACGCGAATTGCGCGGGCGGGCGCCCGATGATCTGAGCCCGGTGGATGTGCCGGTGCCGACCGAGGTGCGGCAGCTGGTGGCGGGGCTAAACGCCTTCATGGCGCGGTTGGGCAGCGCGATGGAACGGGTGAGCGGGCTGGTGGCCGAGGCGGCCCATGAAGTGCGGACGCCGCTGGCCTCGTTACGCGCTCAAGCGGAAGTGGCGATGGATGAGCAGGACCCTGAGGCGCTGCGGCGACGGGTGGGGCGCATTCATCAGGGCGCGATCCAGGCGAGCCAGCTGGTCAGCCAGTTGCTGATGGAAGCGACGATTACCCATCGCCTCGAAAATCAGGAAACGGACGCCACTGTGTTTGGCACGGTGGTGGACGAGGTGGTGCAGCGGCTGGACCCCGATCAGGCTGGGCGCGTGACGGCCAGCTTGCCCGAGGGCGTGGCGACGGCGCTGATCCGGGGCGACAGGGTGGCGCTGCGCGAGATGGTGCGCAATGTGGTGGACAATGCGCTGGTCTATTCGGACGGCCCGGTGCAGATCGGCGGCAGCGTGGGAGATGGCACGATGATGCTGACCGTCAGCGACCGGGGGCCGGGCATTGCCGACGCGGAAAAGCCACTGGTGCTGGAGCGGTTCAAGCGCGGCGCGACGAGCGGGGCAAAGGCAGGGTCCGGGCTGGGACTATCCATCGTCAAGCGGGTGGCGGAGGCGCATGGTGGCGCGCTGCGGCTAACCGATCGCGCGGGTGGCGGGCTGGTGGTGGAGATTGACCTGCCGCTGGTGGGTCGCAATGCAAAGGTGGAGCAATTGCGCAAAGCCTTGGGGAGCCTCTCGGCGCTGGTGATCTGCGTGTTGCTGATCGATCCGCGTGGGGCGCAGGCGGCGACCTCGACCTATCCGGCACCCGATGGCAGCGCCGAAACGGTACTGACCATTGTGGGCACGACGGACACGCCGCTGTTTGCCGATTTCGTGGCCGGATTTCAGAGCCAGCGGCCCGACGTGACAGTGGAATATGACGAGCAGGATTCCCTGCCGATGTATGAGAATTTTCTGTCCGGCGTGATGGCGCCGCCAGACCTTTTGATCAGCTCGGCGGCGGACCTGCAGATCAAGCTGGCCAATGATGGCTATGCCACCGCCTATGACAGCCAGTGGCTGGGCGATCTGCCGGATTGGGCGCATTGGCGCAATGAGGTGTTTGGCTTCACCTTCGAGCCGGCGGTGATCATTTATAACCCCGACCGGATCAGCGCCGCCGAAGTGCCGCGCACGCATTTGACACTGGCGGAAATGCTGGAAACGCAGACCGAGCGGTTCCGGGGGCGGATTGCGACCTATGACATCGCGCTGAGTGGCGTAGGCTATCTGCTGGCGTCACAGGATCAGGTGATTTCGTCGAACTTCTGGCGGCTGGCGGCAGCTTTTGGGCGGGTCAATGCGCAGTTTTCGGGGTCGAGCCCGGCCATTCTCAACGGTGTGGCCGATGGATCGCTGTCACTGGGCTACAATGTGCTGGGCTCCTATGCCTTCGCGCGCAAATCGGCTGGGGCCAATATCGAAATCGTGGTTCCCGATGACTATGTTCTGGTGCTGACGCGCTCGATGCTGATCCCGCGAGACGCCAAATTCCCCGACCTCGGCCGGGCGTTTGTTGACTTTGCGCTGTCGCCCAGTGGACAGGCGATTGCGGCGGGGCGAACGGCGCTTGGGTCGGTGGTGCGGGGCGCTGACGGCGAATGGACCAGCGAGGCGATTTCGGCGCGGGGGCGCGGCGTGATCCAGCCCATTCCGCTCGGGCCGGCGCTGATGGTGTCGCTCGACCAGCAGCGGCGCAGCCGTTTCCTTGAAAGCTGGGGCGAGATCGTCTCGCCCAAGCCATGA
- the uxaC gene encoding glucuronate isomerase: protein MTHLHPDRLFPASEPAQSIARELYPDVADLPLICPHGHTDPAWFANNGRFSDPAALFLTPDHYVLRMLRSRGLSYDDLGVPRKDGKPVAEGRAAWRLFAANYYLFAGTPSKTWIDHSLDWAFGITDEPSPDTADAIYDKIDAALATPDLLPHALLDRARVEVIATTEFALDPLVHHQKMETNGTIGRVRTTYRPDDVTDPSRPAIVENLKKFGEITGEDITTWDGLINAHRKRREYFRRFGAVATDHGVPSANTADLPLVDKQALLDKVLSGKHDAADAELFRAQMLTEMALLSVEDGMVMQIHAGSRRNTDPLLFGERGPDLGADIPGTTDYVNGLKALLSRCGNEPNLRIIMFVLDETTYARELAPMAGYWPSLMVGPPWWFHDSPQGIRRYLDQVVESAGFYNLAGFNDDTRALLSIPARHDVWRREVCGFLGRWVGENRLSKSTAREIAKHLSYQAAKDAYRIK from the coding sequence ATGACCCACCTGCACCCAGACCGTCTGTTCCCCGCTTCCGAGCCCGCCCAGTCCATCGCGCGCGAGCTTTATCCCGATGTGGCCGACCTGCCGCTGATCTGCCCGCATGGGCATACCGATCCGGCATGGTTCGCTAACAATGGCCGGTTTTCCGATCCGGCCGCGCTGTTCCTGACGCCGGATCATTACGTGTTGCGTATGCTGCGCAGCCGGGGCCTGAGCTATGACGATCTGGGCGTGCCCCGTAAGGATGGCAAGCCCGTCGCCGAGGGCAGGGCGGCCTGGCGCCTGTTTGCCGCCAACTATTACCTGTTCGCCGGCACCCCATCGAAAACCTGGATCGACCACTCGCTCGATTGGGCCTTCGGCATAACCGATGAACCGTCGCCCGATACCGCCGACGCCATTTACGACAAGATCGACGCCGCTTTGGCCACGCCCGACCTGCTGCCGCACGCCCTGCTCGACCGCGCCCGCGTCGAGGTCATCGCCACCACCGAATTTGCGCTCGATCCGCTGGTGCACCACCAGAAGATGGAAACCAACGGCACCATAGGCCGCGTTCGTACCACCTACCGCCCCGATGACGTGACCGATCCGAGCCGCCCGGCAATCGTCGAAAACCTCAAAAAGTTCGGCGAAATCACCGGCGAAGACATCACCACCTGGGATGGCCTGATCAACGCGCACCGCAAGCGCCGCGAATATTTCCGCCGCTTCGGCGCCGTCGCCACCGACCACGGCGTGCCCAGCGCCAACACCGCCGACCTGCCGCTGGTCGACAAGCAAGCCCTGCTCGACAAGGTGCTGTCGGGCAAGCATGACGCGGCGGACGCCGAACTGTTCCGTGCCCAGATGCTAACCGAAATGGCGCTGCTCTCGGTCGAAGACGGCATGGTCATGCAGATCCATGCCGGTTCGCGCCGCAACACCGATCCGCTCTTGTTTGGCGAACGCGGCCCAGACCTTGGCGCCGATATCCCCGGCACCACCGATTATGTGAACGGCCTCAAGGCCCTGCTGTCGCGCTGCGGCAACGAGCCGAACCTGCGCATCATCATGTTCGTGCTCGACGAAACCACTTATGCCCGCGAGCTCGCGCCCATGGCTGGCTACTGGCCATCGCTGATGGTTGGCCCGCCCTGGTGGTTCCACGATAGCCCGCAGGGTATTCGTCGCTATCTCGATCAGGTGGTTGAATCCGCCGGCTTCTACAACCTCGCCGGCTTCAATGACGACACCCGCGCTTTACTGTCCATCCCCGCCCGCCACGACGTCTGGCGCCGTGAAGTCTGCGGCTTCCTCGGCCGTTGGGTCGGCGAAAACCGCCTCAGCAAATCCACCGCGCGGGAAATAGCCAAACACCTCAGTTACCAAGCCGCCAAAGACGCCTATCGGATCAAGTAA
- a CDS encoding pseudoazurin, producing MKFFGLLAFAVATAASTLSLSAAEFEVHMLNKDAAGNTMVFEPAFLQIAVGDTVKFIPTDKGHNAETIKGMFPEGGNEFKGKINEEFSVTFDVAGAYGYKCAPHLAMGMVGLIVVGDDPANLADIEAARVPPKAKATFEELVALIGQ from the coding sequence TTGAAGTTTTTTGGTCTTCTTGCATTCGCGGTCGCCACGGCCGCATCGACCCTGTCGCTGTCGGCGGCTGAGTTCGAAGTGCACATGCTCAATAAAGATGCCGCTGGCAATACGATGGTGTTCGAGCCTGCGTTCCTGCAGATCGCTGTTGGCGACACCGTCAAGTTTATCCCGACCGACAAGGGCCACAATGCCGAGACCATCAAGGGCATGTTCCCTGAGGGCGGCAATGAGTTCAAGGGCAAGATCAACGAAGAGTTCAGCGTGACCTTCGACGTCGCCGGTGCATATGGCTACAAGTGCGCGCCGCACCTGGCCATGGGCATGGTTGGCCTGATCGTCGTTGGCGACGATCCAGCAAACCTGGCTGACATCGAAGCTGCCCGCGTGCCGCCAAAGGCCAAGGCAACCTTCGAAGAACTGGTCGCCCTGATCGGTCAGTAA
- a CDS encoding ABC transporter substrate-binding protein has translation MKITLLSTLAAALMASTMAAQAAPFRLIVTDLETPLVPNSVMDLALQEGYFEREGVDVELVRVQQTPSALAAIQAGDGEMANIGTDALLLLVAGGADDLRAVVSPNKSLPFLIAAKDAVATPADLAGKSFGIGRPGSLDQSLSTRVMIAQGVDPETVEFVALGQPNVRAQALMANQIDATTISIGVWSSLPDTTGLHVLVSQDDYYAAAPLVSKVNIVTAKVLEERRDEVKGVITALVKASRDFAADPAVWVAAMEKARPDVDKATLETLGDSFAKSWSVNGGLNKAELDYTAGSLYEGEDFASVRKVELSEWADFSVLDEVLAELGTDAAADSVSR, from the coding sequence ATGAAGATCACATTGCTGAGCACTCTGGCCGCTGCGTTGATGGCTTCGACGATGGCCGCACAGGCCGCGCCGTTTCGACTGATCGTCACCGATCTGGAAACGCCGCTGGTGCCGAACTCCGTTATGGATCTGGCGCTGCAGGAAGGCTATTTCGAACGCGAAGGCGTGGATGTGGAACTGGTGCGCGTGCAGCAGACACCATCGGCGCTGGCCGCCATTCAGGCTGGCGATGGCGAGATGGCCAATATAGGCACCGACGCCCTGTTGTTGCTGGTGGCCGGTGGCGCGGACGATCTGCGCGCCGTGGTTTCGCCCAACAAGTCGCTGCCCTTCCTGATCGCCGCCAAGGATGCGGTCGCAACGCCGGCTGACCTGGCCGGCAAGAGCTTCGGCATTGGCCGGCCGGGGAGTCTCGATCAATCGCTCAGCACGCGCGTGATGATTGCGCAGGGTGTAGATCCCGAGACTGTCGAGTTCGTCGCGCTCGGCCAGCCCAATGTCCGCGCGCAGGCGCTGATGGCCAACCAGATCGACGCGACCACCATTTCCATCGGCGTATGGAGCTCCCTGCCCGACACGACGGGCCTGCATGTGCTGGTGTCGCAGGACGACTATTATGCGGCAGCGCCCTTGGTCAGCAAGGTCAACATCGTGACCGCCAAGGTGCTCGAAGAGCGCCGTGACGAGGTCAAGGGCGTGATCACCGCGCTGGTCAAGGCGTCGCGCGACTTCGCCGCCGATCCGGCCGTGTGGGTTGCCGCCATGGAAAAGGCGCGCCCCGATGTCGACAAGGCCACGCTTGAAACGCTGGGCGACAGCTTTGCCAAGAGCTGGAGCGTCAATGGCGGGCTGAACAAAGCCGAGCTCGATTACACGGCCGGCTCGCTCTATGAGGGCGAAGACTTCGCCAGCGTGCGCAAGGTGGAACTGTCCGAATGGGCCGATTTCAGCGTGCTCGATGAGGTGCTGGCCGAGCTTGGCACCGATGCCGCCGCGGACAGCGTTTCGCGATGA
- a CDS encoding tripartite tricarboxylate transporter substrate binding protein — MNKLFLAALLSGAMAVPAFAADYTIMAPAAPGGGWDQTARSMQEALQADGISGNVQVTNVPGAGGTIGLAQFVNQEEGNPNALIVGGYVMVGAILTNASPVTLEQVTPIARLTGESVVIVVPAASELKTLDDLITKLKADAGSVSWAGGSAGGADHITAGLIAKTVGVDPTTVNYIAYSGGGEALAALLGGQVTVGISGYSEFSSQIAAGELRLLAVSSDERIPGVDAPTLREAGVDMALQNWRMVAAAPGITAEQKAAISADIEKMVNSDAWKATLETKGWVNTYLAGDAFDAQLAADTAATETILKDIGLVQ, encoded by the coding sequence ATGAATAAGCTGTTCTTGGCTGCGCTGCTGTCTGGCGCAATGGCTGTCCCCGCTTTTGCCGCTGACTATACCATCATGGCGCCTGCTGCCCCCGGCGGCGGATGGGACCAGACGGCCCGCTCGATGCAGGAAGCCCTTCAGGCCGACGGCATCTCGGGCAATGTGCAGGTCACCAACGTTCCCGGCGCTGGTGGCACCATTGGCCTTGCCCAGTTCGTCAATCAGGAAGAAGGCAATCCAAACGCACTCATCGTTGGCGGCTACGTGATGGTCGGCGCAATCCTCACCAACGCATCCCCGGTTACCCTCGAGCAGGTTACCCCGATCGCTCGTCTGACCGGTGAATCCGTGGTCATCGTCGTGCCAGCCGCGTCCGAGCTCAAGACCCTCGACGACCTGATCACCAAGCTCAAGGCCGATGCCGGTTCGGTTTCGTGGGCTGGTGGCTCGGCTGGTGGCGCCGACCACATCACGGCTGGCCTCATCGCCAAGACCGTTGGTGTCGATCCAACCACCGTCAACTACATCGCCTATTCGGGCGGTGGCGAAGCTCTCGCAGCCCTTCTCGGCGGCCAGGTGACTGTGGGTATCTCGGGCTACTCCGAGTTCTCCAGCCAGATCGCTGCGGGCGAACTGCGTCTGCTCGCTGTTTCCAGCGACGAGCGCATCCCCGGCGTTGACGCACCGACCCTGCGTGAAGCTGGCGTCGATATGGCGCTGCAGAACTGGCGCATGGTTGCCGCTGCCCCCGGCATCACTGCCGAGCAGAAGGCTGCGATCTCGGCCGACATCGAAAAGATGGTCAATTCCGACGCCTGGAAGGCAACGCTTGAGACCAAGGGCTGGGTCAACACCTACCTCGCCGGTGACGCGTTCGATGCTCAGCTCGCTGCTGACACCGCCGCCACTGAAACCATCCTGAAAGACATTGGCCTCGTCCAATGA
- a CDS encoding ABC transporter ATP-binding protein, with product MIDDAPHRIGSAKGAVEAPRILLQGVSKTFKGKKEGDGTVALKNVDLAVKDGAFVSLLGPSGCGKTTVLRMVNGLLTPDSGTVTVSGRTPTPGPEMGFVFQSFRLIPWSTVRGNVEFALVESIPDKAERRERADRYIELVGLRRFADAYPSELSGGMKQRVALARALASEPDILLMDEPFASIDAQTRELMQIELMRLWTVRKSVALFVTHSVDEAILLADQIVLMGPRPGRVLEVIDVGLERPRWTYDVRAEPRFIELRSYLWDRIRTLVLTDPESDFYGRDLGSA from the coding sequence ATGATCGATGACGCCCCGCACCGGATCGGATCTGCCAAAGGCGCCGTAGAAGCGCCGCGCATCCTGTTGCAGGGCGTGTCCAAAACCTTCAAGGGCAAGAAAGAGGGCGACGGCACCGTCGCCCTCAAAAATGTTGACCTTGCGGTCAAGGACGGGGCCTTCGTGTCGTTGCTTGGCCCGTCGGGCTGCGGCAAGACTACCGTGCTGCGCATGGTCAACGGGCTGCTGACGCCCGATAGCGGCACCGTCACCGTGTCGGGGCGGACGCCGACACCGGGCCCTGAAATGGGCTTTGTGTTCCAGTCGTTCCGGCTCATTCCGTGGTCGACGGTGCGCGGCAACGTGGAATTTGCGCTGGTTGAATCCATTCCCGACAAGGCCGAGCGCCGCGAGCGCGCCGACCGCTATATCGAACTGGTCGGCCTGCGCCGCTTTGCCGATGCCTATCCGAGCGAGCTTTCGGGCGGCATGAAGCAGCGCGTCGCGCTGGCCCGCGCGCTGGCGTCCGAGCCCGATATCTTGCTGATGGACGAGCCGTTTGCCAGCATTGATGCGCAGACGCGCGAGCTGATGCAGATCGAGCTGATGCGGCTGTGGACCGTGCGCAAATCGGTGGCGCTATTTGTGACGCATAGCGTTGACGAGGCCATCCTGCTGGCCGACCAGATCGTGCTGATGGGCCCCCGCCCCGGCCGCGTGCTGGAGGTGATCGACGTCGGGCTGGAACGGCCGCGCTGGACCTATGACGTGCGCGCCGAACCGCGCTTCATCGAGCTCAGAAGCTATTTGTGGGATCGTATCAGGACCCTGGTTCTGACCGATCCAGAGTCCGATTTCTACGGCCGCGACCTTGGGTCAGCGTAG
- a CDS encoding tripartite tricarboxylate transporter permease — protein MDTFGLLAQGLVAALQWQNLLYALVGVTLGTAVGVLPGIGPALTVALLLPVTYKLDPAGSLIMFAGIYYGGMYGGSTTSILLNTPGESASIVTALEGNKMARKGRGGPALATAAIGSFVAGLIATLALAFVAPWVVKFALAFGPAEYFALMVLAFVTVSAAFGDSALRGLTALFIGLGLGIIGIDLQTGQARMSFGIPDLLDGIEVTTLAVALFAIGETLKIASDRSAVNEGVLAVKGSVWMTKEDWKRSWVPWLRGTAIGFPIGAMPAGGADVSSFLSYSAEKTFAKRPEEFGHGAIEGVAGPEAANNASAAGTLVPLLTLGLPTTATAAIMLAGFQQFGLQPGPLLFTNNASLVWALIASLLVANFMLIVLNLPLIGLWVKLLTIPKPWLYGGILVFATLGTLGANGAMSGNIFGIRFSFELMLLLVFGVLGYLLRRFGYPIAPVVVGLILGPMAEQQLRRALAISQGDPLILFHSPIAITLYVLAAAVVLVPVYFRLCGKGQVLGQLASDED, from the coding sequence ATGGACACTTTCGGACTTCTGGCCCAGGGCCTTGTCGCTGCACTGCAGTGGCAGAACCTGCTCTATGCGCTGGTCGGCGTAACGCTCGGCACGGCCGTTGGCGTGCTGCCCGGCATTGGCCCCGCGCTCACCGTGGCGCTGCTGCTGCCGGTTACCTACAAGCTCGATCCGGCCGGCTCGCTCATCATGTTTGCCGGCATCTACTACGGCGGCATGTATGGCGGCTCCACCACCTCCATCCTGCTCAACACGCCGGGCGAAAGCGCCTCGATCGTTACCGCGCTCGAAGGCAACAAAATGGCCCGCAAGGGCAGGGGCGGACCCGCTTTGGCTACCGCCGCCATCGGCTCGTTCGTTGCTGGTTTGATCGCGACGCTGGCGCTGGCCTTCGTCGCGCCATGGGTCGTCAAATTCGCGCTGGCCTTCGGTCCAGCCGAATATTTCGCCCTGATGGTGCTGGCCTTCGTCACCGTATCCGCCGCCTTTGGCGATAGCGCGCTGCGTGGTCTGACGGCACTGTTCATCGGTCTGGGTCTTGGCATTATTGGCATCGACCTGCAGACCGGTCAGGCCCGCATGTCCTTCGGTATTCCCGATCTGCTCGACGGCATCGAGGTCACCACCCTTGCCGTGGCGCTGTTCGCCATCGGCGAAACGCTCAAGATCGCTTCGGACCGTTCTGCGGTCAACGAAGGGGTTCTGGCGGTCAAGGGCTCGGTCTGGATGACCAAGGAAGACTGGAAGCGCAGCTGGGTTCCGTGGCTGCGCGGCACGGCCATCGGCTTCCCCATCGGCGCAATGCCGGCGGGCGGCGCCGACGTCTCGAGCTTCCTGTCCTACAGCGCCGAAAAGACCTTCGCCAAGCGTCCCGAAGAGTTCGGCCACGGCGCCATCGAAGGTGTCGCGGGGCCGGAAGCGGCCAACAACGCGTCTGCTGCCGGTACGCTCGTGCCGCTGCTGACGCTGGGCCTGCCCACCACGGCAACCGCCGCCATCATGCTGGCCGGTTTCCAGCAGTTTGGCCTTCAGCCCGGCCCATTGCTGTTCACCAACAATGCAAGCCTCGTCTGGGCGCTGATCGCCAGCCTGCTCGTCGCCAACTTCATGCTGATCGTGCTCAATCTGCCGCTGATCGGGCTGTGGGTGAAGCTGCTGACCATTCCAAAGCCATGGCTCTATGGCGGCATTCTGGTGTTCGCGACGCTCGGCACGCTGGGTGCCAATGGCGCCATGTCGGGCAATATCTTTGGCATCCGCTTTTCGTTCGAGTTGATGCTGCTGCTGGTGTTTGGTGTGCTGGGCTATCTGCTGCGCCGCTTCGGCTATCCGATTGCCCCGGTGGTGGTCGGGCTGATCCTTGGCCCCATGGCCGAACAACAGCTCCGCCGTGCACTGGCAATCAGCCAGGGTGACCCGCTGATCCTGTTCCACTCGCCCATTGCCATCACACTCTATGTGCTGGCCGCCGCCGTAGTCCTCGTCCCCGTCTACTTCCGCCTCTGCGGCAAGGGTCAGGTCCTGGGCCAACTCGCAAGCGACGAAGACTAG
- a CDS encoding tripartite tricarboxylate transporter TctB family protein codes for MSSGQPNLSRRPDGAALVIAAILAGIAAVIIWQTSQMRVPPIQARVGPTVFPYIIAGALILLAIGTVFSALRNGFPERTNDNYIPMLWILGGLIGQILLLSTTGFSIATGVLFAFTAKGFGRGPLWKTIPAGALFAFIVWIAFAKGLQLSLPAGPIERLIP; via the coding sequence ATGAGCTCCGGCCAACCAAATCTCTCGCGCCGCCCCGATGGGGCGGCGCTTGTCATAGCGGCCATTCTGGCTGGCATCGCGGCGGTGATCATCTGGCAGACCAGCCAGATGCGCGTCCCCCCGATCCAGGCACGCGTCGGCCCCACGGTGTTTCCTTACATCATCGCGGGCGCCCTGATCCTGCTCGCCATCGGCACGGTGTTTTCGGCCCTGCGCAATGGCTTTCCGGAGCGGACCAACGACAACTACATCCCGATGCTGTGGATTCTGGGTGGGCTGATCGGCCAGATCCTGCTGCTCTCGACGACCGGCTTCTCCATCGCCACGGGCGTGCTGTTTGCGTTCACCGCCAAGGGTTTTGGGCGCGGCCCCCTGTGGAAGACCATTCCTGCCGGTGCGCTGTTTGCGTTCATCGTCTGGATCGCCTTTGCCAAGGGCCTGCAGCTGTCGCTGCCAGCCGGTCCCATCGAACGTCTCATTCCCTGA
- a CDS encoding ABC transporter permease produces the protein MRIAVYRLLFLAGLIALWWLASTMVTRNLVPSPWATVEAAQRLIAEGRLLTALGDSLSIYLGGYAIAILVGVPLGLIMGTIKPLGKTLEIFVYALSATPRVAFIPLIIVFLGLGPQAKILIIFLGAVMPILINTYAGALNSDQELVEMARSVGAKQKRIFTQIMLPGAVPFIIVGLRVGATIGLINTVVAELYTAVKGLGGLLAIYGNTFRMAEYFVIVLTLALIGVLVTEALRFVEVRLGRWRRSEVTI, from the coding sequence ATGAGGATTGCGGTTTATCGCCTGCTGTTTCTGGCTGGCCTGATCGCACTGTGGTGGCTGGCGTCCACCATGGTGACGCGCAATCTGGTGCCTTCTCCCTGGGCGACGGTGGAAGCGGCGCAGCGGTTGATTGCCGAGGGGCGGCTGCTGACGGCGCTGGGCGATAGCCTGTCGATTTATCTGGGTGGCTATGCCATCGCCATTCTGGTCGGCGTGCCGCTGGGCCTGATCATGGGCACCATCAAGCCGCTGGGCAAAACGCTCGAGATTTTCGTCTATGCGCTGTCGGCAACGCCTCGCGTGGCGTTCATTCCGCTGATCATCGTTTTTCTGGGGCTTGGACCGCAGGCGAAAATCCTGATCATCTTCCTTGGCGCGGTGATGCCGATCCTGATCAATACCTATGCCGGTGCGCTCAATTCCGATCAGGAACTGGTGGAGATGGCCCGCTCGGTGGGCGCCAAGCAGAAGCGTATTTTTACCCAGATCATGCTGCCGGGTGCGGTGCCGTTCATCATTGTCGGCCTGCGCGTGGGCGCGACCATCGGGCTGATCAATACAGTGGTGGCCGAACTCTATACCGCCGTCAAAGGGCTGGGTGGGCTATTGGCGATTTACGGCAATACATTCCGCATGGCGGAGTATTTCGTCATCGTCCTGACGCTGGCGTTGATCGGCGTGCTGGTCACCGAAGCGCTGCGGTTCGTCGAAGTTCGGCTGGGACGCTGGCGTCGAAGTGAAGTAACTATCTGA
- a CDS encoding response regulator transcription factor: MRILLVEDNEDLGEAIEKRLRSAGHSVEWVRDGNDVVSAAEGDDFDAVALDLMLPNRDGISLIAELRRHKFNAPILVITARSEIDDKVSLLDLGADDYLVKPFDLRELEARLRALIRRTGGQTTSTLGVGNLEMDLAGLNASVEGRSLELGRREFRLLEILVTNAGKVVPKERLMNQLFNFDEAVSVNALELHISRLRKKLEAANIEIGTVRGVGYVVRAPNG, translated from the coding sequence ATGCGAATATTGCTCGTTGAAGACAATGAAGATCTGGGCGAGGCGATTGAAAAACGCCTGCGCAGCGCCGGTCATTCGGTGGAATGGGTGCGCGACGGCAATGACGTGGTTTCGGCCGCCGAGGGCGATGATTTCGATGCCGTAGCGCTCGACCTGATGCTGCCCAATCGGGATGGCATTTCGCTGATTGCCGAATTGCGGCGCCACAAGTTCAATGCGCCGATCCTGGTTATTACAGCCCGTTCGGAAATCGACGACAAGGTGAGCCTGCTCGATCTGGGCGCGGACGATTATCTGGTCAAGCCGTTCGACCTGCGCGAACTCGAAGCACGGCTGCGGGCGCTGATCCGGCGCACCGGCGGGCAGACCACAAGCACGCTGGGCGTGGGCAATCTCGAAATGGATCTGGCGGGGCTCAATGCGAGCGTCGAGGGACGCTCGCTGGAGCTGGGGCGGCGCGAATTCCGGCTGCTGGAAATCCTCGTCACCAATGCCGGCAAAGTGGTGCCCAAGGAGCGGCTGATGAACCAGTTGTTCAATTTCGATGAGGCGGTGTCGGTCAACGCGCTGGAGCTGCATATCTCGCGGCTGCGCAAGAAGCTGGAAGCGGCCAATATCGAGATCGGGACGGTGCGCGGGGTTGGCTATGTGGTGCGGGCGCCGAATGGGTAG